From one Melioribacteraceae bacterium genomic stretch:
- a CDS encoding metalloenzyme, translating into MSKVLMIFVDGVGIGENDSNKNIFFTRRFKFIHDIFGEVPHLQNQLIEKDGKYIFPTDACLGVSDLPQSGTGQTSIFCGINAPSILGRHFGPYPHSELIPFLKKLNIFKSFLDLNKKVVFANAYPKIFFDYIDSGKKRLSVTSLSCLLSGVPLKSETDLANGNALSAEIDNSRWVTKLNYDLRIITPELAAERLFKLAAENDFTLFEYFYTDHIGHFRIKDVADEILNTFDEFLYLILSNLPDDITLLICSDHGNIEDMSVKMHTRNPALTITAGKHSDKLARQIKDITQIKNAIIGLFD; encoded by the coding sequence GTCAAAAGTATTAATGATATTTGTGGACGGAGTCGGGATAGGCGAGAATGACTCGAATAAAAATATTTTTTTTACCCGAAGATTTAAATTCATCCATGATATCTTCGGCGAAGTTCCGCATTTACAAAATCAACTTATAGAGAAAGACGGTAAATATATTTTCCCCACCGATGCTTGTCTTGGTGTAAGTGATCTACCACAAAGTGGAACAGGTCAAACTTCAATATTTTGTGGAATTAACGCACCAAGTATTCTGGGGAGGCACTTCGGCCCTTATCCGCATTCAGAACTTATTCCTTTTTTGAAAAAATTAAATATTTTCAAATCTTTTCTTGATCTCAACAAGAAAGTTGTATTTGCAAATGCATATCCAAAAATATTTTTTGATTACATAGATTCCGGTAAAAAGAGATTAAGTGTAACTTCATTGAGTTGTTTGCTTTCGGGTGTTCCGTTAAAAAGTGAAACTGACCTTGCAAATGGTAATGCATTAAGTGCTGAAATTGATAATAGTCGCTGGGTTACAAAATTGAATTATGATCTTCGTATAATCACTCCCGAGCTCGCAGCCGAGAGACTATTTAAATTAGCAGCTGAAAATGATTTTACACTTTTTGAATATTTCTATACGGATCACATTGGACATTTTAGAATTAAGGATGTAGCGGATGAAATCCTAAATACATTTGATGAATTTTTATATTTAATATTATCAAATCTTCCGGATGATATAACTTTATTAATTTGTTCTGACCATGGAAATATTGAGGATATGAGTGTAAAAATGCACACGAGAAACCCGGCTTTAACAATAACTGCCGGTAAACATTCCGATAAACTTGCCCGGCAAATTAAAGATATTACACAAATTAAAAACGCAATAATAGGTCTATTTGATTGA
- a CDS encoding dihydroorotate dehydrogenase, with protein sequence MSEVNLQVKIGSLELQNPILLASGTVGYGNEISQFTDLSKIGAIITKSVSLKPRKGNPPQRIVETSSGMLNAIGLANVGVEAFVKEKIPFLKEIKSTIICNIAANTIEEYVECTSILDNEEEIKGFEINVSCPNVKEGGLEFGNNVSAVGKITERVRAVTNKPIIIKLSPNVARISDFAKAAKAEGADAVSAINTLVGTAFDIWTGKPKIYNVTGGLSGPAIKPVALAKVLEISRNVDIPIVGVGGIMNWKDAVEFMIAGASAFQIGTVNFINPQAGTEILEGLKEYCIKRKIKSLSEIIASYKLPS encoded by the coding sequence ATGAGTGAAGTAAATCTACAAGTAAAAATAGGATCGTTAGAATTACAAAATCCCATACTTCTTGCATCCGGTACTGTCGGCTATGGAAATGAAATTTCTCAATTCACCGACTTAAGTAAAATCGGTGCGATTATTACTAAATCAGTTTCGCTTAAACCTCGTAAAGGAAATCCACCGCAGAGAATTGTTGAAACATCATCCGGTATGTTGAATGCTATTGGATTAGCAAACGTTGGAGTTGAAGCATTTGTAAAGGAGAAGATACCATTCCTAAAAGAAATTAAGTCTACCATAATCTGTAATATCGCGGCAAACACTATCGAAGAATACGTTGAGTGTACTTCTATACTGGATAATGAAGAAGAAATTAAAGGATTCGAAATAAATGTTTCATGCCCAAATGTAAAAGAAGGTGGGTTGGAGTTTGGCAATAATGTTTCAGCGGTAGGAAAAATTACCGAACGAGTTAGAGCAGTTACAAACAAACCGATTATAATCAAGCTTTCTCCAAATGTGGCTAGGATTTCGGATTTTGCAAAAGCTGCCAAAGCCGAAGGTGCAGATGCAGTTTCCGCAATCAATACGTTGGTCGGAACCGCTTTCGATATATGGACTGGTAAACCGAAAATTTATAATGTAACCGGCGGACTTTCCGGACCCGCAATAAAACCGGTAGCACTTGCTAAAGTATTGGAAATCAGTCGAAATGTTGATATCCCAATTGTTGGTGTCGGTGGTATTATGAATTGGAAAGATGCAGTAGAATTTATGATTGCCGGTGCTTCGGCATTTCAAATAGGAACAGTTAATTTTATTAATCCACAAGCGGGTACAGAAATATTAGAAGGGTTGAAAGAGTACTGCATCAAAAGGAAAATAAAATCATTATCTGAAATAATTGCCTCATATAAACTTCCGTCATGA
- a CDS encoding dihydroorotate dehydrogenase electron transfer subunit, producing the protein MVNEKIVIQSVEKLQPSIYLLKAFAPIIASQIKPSQFCNIKVSENEFPLLRRPFSVCDVDGDSIHFMFDVHGEGTRILSEKIKGDKLEVLGPLGNGFNYNKNFKRAIFVAGGLGVAPFPYLTKVLQEKIEIITLIGARNSDFIIEHGLININIATDDGSVGFHGNVVELLNSHKEKFINEETVVFACGPTPMLKSLQQFSIENNVECQISTECAMACGFGICQGCPVHSADEDKNLLVCKDGPVFDAKDIKL; encoded by the coding sequence TTGGTCAACGAAAAAATTGTAATTCAATCAGTCGAAAAACTACAACCAAGTATTTACTTGTTAAAAGCATTTGCACCTATTATCGCATCCCAAATCAAACCCAGTCAATTTTGCAATATTAAAGTCAGCGAAAATGAATTCCCACTTCTTCGCAGACCTTTTAGTGTTTGTGATGTAGATGGAGATTCCATTCATTTCATGTTTGATGTGCATGGTGAAGGAACAAGAATTCTCTCTGAAAAAATAAAGGGTGATAAACTAGAAGTTCTTGGCCCACTTGGCAATGGATTTAACTATAACAAAAATTTTAAGAGGGCAATTTTTGTTGCTGGCGGATTGGGTGTTGCGCCGTTTCCTTACCTAACAAAAGTCTTGCAAGAAAAGATTGAAATAATAACTTTAATCGGTGCAAGAAACAGTGATTTTATAATTGAGCACGGGCTAATAAATATTAACATTGCAACTGATGATGGTAGTGTCGGTTTTCACGGTAATGTGGTCGAGTTACTAAACTCACACAAAGAAAAATTTATTAATGAAGAGACAGTTGTTTTTGCATGCGGTCCTACACCAATGTTAAAGTCTCTTCAACAGTTTTCGATTGAAAATAATGTTGAATGTCAAATCTCTACAGAATGCGCTATGGCTTGCGGTTTCGGGATTTGTCAAGGATGCCCAGTTCATTCAGCAGATGAAGACAAAAATCTGCTCGTTTGCAAAGATGGTCCCGTTTTCGATGCTAAGGATATTAAGTTATGA
- a CDS encoding DNA internalization-related competence protein ComEC/Rec2, producing MRDYPLIKFTLAFIIGIVVSGYIDFQILHLSVTLLMLIVVSILLNFIKFNYRDVVISLLILFLISLSGIIYYKSHTIDKPIYPFKDHFVKDVLLDGRVDEIQLPSDKLTLTLKVDRILKGNNKTEIDFNVLLHLYYDEKEIDQIISKLQPGNRIVILGSLSIPPNERNPNDFNYREYLANQGITAILNSYSSFDFVIVDYEREFINSAIFNARYFIANKIKSIYSPQTAGLLKGLLLADRSEISYDVKDGFIKSGVIHVLAVSGLHVGFIILILLFLLGRFNIYLRIAFTILGLFAFVIITGLPPSVTRASIMASLILISFLRSNKQSNYNTLALAALIILVFDPHQVFNPGFQLSFSAVLSIFIFLPNLKRLIERRITTNKSISFLLLFISVSIAAQIGTLPFTVYYFQKFSIISIIANLYIIPIIGFILALGILTLVLSLVSFPLNSLYILVNEGIVESTFEIISIMSSLPFSYLEFPNYSVWDGLVYLVLLALFTRYFKELVSLKTKLIFVLLIVFNLAVWSKVDDTKILPDGKLSILVVDVGQSESAIVKFPSNKLAVINFGSASSEYSTGSQTIVPLLKLLELDQIEYGIISHFSRRKYLGVLDVIENIKHDSLFIPKISGHNSELELFNTYLNERNVNWEIISGNKIDFENSRIYLFPHTSMGTNNSMNVYNLSAGIKIAYGNTSILFMGGIEKRGEVILNETYNKFLESDILHVANYGSDVSTSSELINVVKPKYSVISVGLGNYMNYPSNSVIDLLSAHDSQILRTDELGAILFVSDGEKIEQIDWRKN from the coding sequence TTGAGAGATTACCCATTAATAAAATTTACACTTGCTTTTATTATTGGTATTGTTGTTAGCGGTTATATTGATTTCCAAATCCTTCATCTGAGTGTTACGCTTCTGATGTTGATTGTTGTTTCAATCCTACTAAACTTCATCAAGTTCAATTATAGAGATGTAGTAATTTCCTTGTTAATTTTGTTCTTAATTTCACTCAGCGGTATAATTTATTATAAATCACATACAATAGATAAACCAATTTATCCATTCAAAGATCATTTTGTTAAAGACGTATTGTTGGACGGACGAGTTGATGAAATTCAGCTACCAAGCGATAAATTGACTTTAACATTGAAAGTTGATCGCATTCTTAAAGGAAATAATAAAACTGAAATCGATTTTAACGTTTTGTTGCATTTATATTATGATGAAAAAGAGATAGATCAAATAATATCGAAACTTCAGCCCGGAAATAGAATAGTCATACTCGGTAGTCTAAGTATTCCTCCAAATGAAAGAAATCCAAATGATTTTAATTACCGTGAATATTTAGCAAATCAAGGAATCACAGCTATACTTAATTCATACTCTTCATTTGATTTTGTAATTGTTGATTACGAGAGAGAATTTATCAATTCAGCCATCTTTAATGCCCGATACTTTATCGCTAATAAAATTAAAAGCATTTATTCTCCTCAGACAGCAGGATTACTTAAGGGTTTATTATTAGCTGATAGAAGTGAAATCAGTTATGATGTAAAAGATGGATTTATAAAATCGGGAGTGATTCACGTTCTTGCTGTTTCCGGATTACATGTTGGTTTTATTATTCTAATACTTCTATTCTTATTAGGTAGATTCAATATTTATTTGAGAATAGCATTTACGATACTCGGATTATTTGCATTTGTGATTATAACGGGATTACCACCCTCCGTAACTCGTGCTTCAATAATGGCTAGTTTAATATTAATTTCATTTCTCCGATCAAACAAGCAAAGCAATTATAATACACTTGCACTAGCTGCGTTAATAATATTAGTCTTCGATCCCCATCAAGTATTTAATCCCGGTTTCCAACTGTCATTTTCAGCTGTTTTATCAATTTTTATTTTTCTACCAAACTTAAAAAGATTGATTGAAAGAAGAATTACAACCAATAAATCAATAAGTTTTTTACTATTATTTATATCTGTTTCAATTGCCGCGCAAATTGGAACATTACCATTTACAGTTTATTATTTCCAGAAGTTTTCTATCATTTCAATAATTGCTAATCTTTATATAATTCCAATAATTGGATTTATTCTTGCTCTAGGAATACTAACATTAGTACTTAGCCTTGTTTCATTCCCATTAAATTCGTTATACATTTTGGTAAACGAAGGAATTGTTGAGTCAACCTTTGAAATAATTAGCATAATGTCATCTTTACCTTTTTCATATTTAGAATTTCCTAATTATTCGGTATGGGACGGATTGGTTTATTTAGTATTGCTAGCTCTTTTTACAAGATACTTTAAAGAATTAGTTTCTTTAAAAACCAAACTTATATTCGTCTTATTAATTGTGTTTAATTTGGCAGTCTGGAGCAAAGTTGATGATACTAAGATTTTACCGGATGGGAAATTATCTATCTTGGTAGTCGATGTTGGTCAAAGTGAATCTGCAATAGTAAAATTTCCTAGTAATAAACTCGCTGTAATAAATTTCGGTTCCGCCTCAAGCGAATACAGTACTGGAAGTCAAACTATTGTTCCTTTATTAAAGTTATTAGAATTAGATCAAATCGAGTATGGAATTATATCACACTTTAGTAGAAGAAAATATTTAGGTGTCTTGGATGTGATTGAGAATATTAAGCATGATTCATTGTTCATCCCCAAAATATCCGGACATAACAGCGAATTAGAACTATTCAATACTTACCTTAATGAGAGGAATGTGAATTGGGAAATCATCTCAGGTAATAAAATCGATTTTGAAAATTCGCGGATATATTTATTCCCACATACAAGTATGGGCACTAACAACAGTATGAATGTTTATAATCTCAGTGCTGGTATTAAAATAGCTTATGGAAATACAAGTATTCTATTTATGGGGGGAATCGAAAAGAGGGGAGAAGTCATTTTAAATGAGACGTATAATAAGTTCTTAGAATCTGATATATTACATGTCGCAAATTATGGAAGTGATGTAAGTACTTCATCGGAATTAATCAATGTTGTTAAACCAAAATATTCGGTAATAAGTGTTGGGCTTGGTAATTATATGAATTATCCATCCAATTCAGTTATTGATTTATTATCTGCACACGATTCTCAAATTCTTCGAACCGATGAACTGGGTGCAATTCTATTTGTAAGCGACGGTGAAAAAATTGAACAGATTGATTGGAGAAAGAATTGA
- the murB gene encoding UDP-N-acetylmuramate dehydrogenase — MSTVHHNYSLKKYNTFGIECFSKQFARFNSEEELIALLNSKEIDKRQLFILGGGSNILFINDYDGVILHNNIKGISEVNISQNDVKLSIGSGEVWDDIVQYAVKKNYYGIVNLSLIPGSVGAAPIQNIGAYGVELENVLHSVEGIFIDSLKQKVYLNNECNFGYRESIFKKELKGKFIVTKVNLILSKQKKINLTYGSLDSYLRSANIDEPNIQNIRDAVVFIRTSKLPDPKKLGNAGSFFKNPKVNVSELEVIKTNYPDIVAFPYDENVYKISAGWMIEKCGLKGKRVGDVGTHIDQALVIVNYGGASGSEILKFAKTIQQNVYDKFGIKLEPEVNIINNNRDLL; from the coding sequence TTGAGTACTGTCCATCATAATTATTCTCTCAAAAAATATAATACATTTGGCATTGAATGCTTTTCGAAACAATTTGCGCGGTTTAATTCTGAAGAAGAATTAATTGCACTGTTAAACTCGAAAGAAATTGATAAAAGACAGTTATTTATTTTAGGTGGGGGAAGCAATATTCTTTTCATCAATGATTATGATGGAGTCATTCTCCATAATAATATTAAGGGAATCAGCGAAGTAAACATTTCTCAAAATGATGTTAAGTTATCAATTGGTTCCGGTGAAGTATGGGATGATATCGTTCAATATGCCGTGAAGAAAAATTATTACGGAATCGTAAACCTATCTTTAATTCCGGGTTCGGTTGGAGCCGCTCCAATTCAAAACATTGGTGCATACGGAGTTGAGCTAGAAAATGTTTTACATTCTGTTGAAGGTATATTTATTGATTCGCTGAAACAGAAAGTTTATCTAAATAATGAATGTAATTTTGGCTACCGTGAAAGTATTTTTAAGAAAGAATTAAAAGGAAAGTTTATTGTTACAAAAGTTAATCTGATTTTATCCAAACAAAAAAAAATAAATTTAACATACGGTTCGCTAGATTCTTATTTGAGATCTGCAAATATTGATGAACCGAACATCCAGAATATTAGAGATGCAGTAGTATTTATAAGAACAAGTAAACTTCCTGATCCTAAAAAACTAGGAAATGCCGGCAGCTTCTTTAAGAATCCAAAAGTAAACGTTTCTGAACTAGAAGTAATTAAAACAAATTATCCGGATATTGTAGCATTTCCATATGATGAAAATGTATATAAAATCTCAGCCGGTTGGATGATTGAAAAATGCGGTTTAAAAGGAAAAAGAGTTGGTGATGTAGGAACTCATATAGACCAAGCATTAGTAATTGTGAATTATGGCGGTGCTTCCGGATCAGAAATACTTAAATTTGCAAAAACCATTCAACAAAATGTTTATGATAAGTTTGGAATAAAATTGGAACCTGAAGTAAATATTATAAATAATAATCGGGATTTATTATGA
- a CDS encoding mannose-1-phosphate guanylyltransferase — protein sequence MELYAVIMAGGVGSRFWPRSKKKKPKQLIRIIGENTLIQDTVNRLEGIVKKENILIITNRLQKSRVREQLYNIPEANIIDEPFGKNTAPCIGLATAHLKKRNKDAVAIVLPADHVIHNVKEFHKTILRAAEFAKNSKRLVTIGIRPSYPETGYGYIQLDDVEQENNIYKVLNFAEKPNIATARRFLEDGGFFWNSGIFVWTLDAIMDELNEYLPEHYSGICEIENSIGTENYEATLTNIYGQLKSISIDYGILEHSKNVYVTKGEFDWSDLGSWEAVYDITPKDEEGNVKIGDVYTENTFGSYIFSPQKFTAVIGAEHLLIINTKDSLLICHRNNAQDVKHVVDYLRMNKRSDLT from the coding sequence ATGGAACTTTATGCAGTTATAATGGCCGGAGGAGTGGGCAGCAGGTTTTGGCCTAGAAGTAAAAAGAAAAAACCAAAACAATTAATAAGGATTATAGGTGAGAACACTTTAATTCAAGATACTGTAAATCGATTGGAAGGAATAGTTAAAAAGGAAAATATTCTTATTATCACAAATCGATTGCAGAAAAGCAGAGTGCGCGAACAATTATATAATATCCCGGAAGCAAATATTATTGATGAACCTTTTGGGAAAAATACTGCGCCTTGTATCGGACTAGCTACCGCACACTTAAAAAAACGAAATAAGGATGCAGTTGCAATTGTTCTTCCGGCAGACCACGTCATTCATAATGTAAAAGAATTTCACAAAACAATACTTCGCGCAGCGGAATTTGCGAAAAACTCTAAAAGGTTGGTTACTATTGGTATCAGACCTTCATACCCCGAAACGGGTTATGGTTATATTCAATTGGACGATGTTGAGCAAGAGAATAATATTTATAAAGTTTTAAATTTTGCTGAAAAACCTAATATTGCTACGGCTAGAAGATTTTTAGAAGATGGCGGCTTCTTTTGGAACTCCGGAATATTTGTTTGGACTTTGGATGCTATTATGGATGAGCTAAATGAGTATTTGCCAGAACATTACAGTGGAATTTGTGAAATTGAAAATTCGATTGGGACAGAAAATTACGAAGCAACGTTGACCAATATTTACGGACAACTAAAGAGTATTTCTATTGATTATGGTATATTAGAGCATTCCAAAAACGTATATGTTACAAAAGGTGAATTTGATTGGAGCGATTTGGGTTCTTGGGAAGCTGTCTATGATATAACTCCAAAAGATGAAGAGGGGAACGTAAAGATTGGGGATGTTTATACCGAGAATACTTTTGGGAGTTATATTTTCTCTCCTCAAAAGTTTACAGCAGTAATTGGAGCCGAACATTTATTAATAATAAATACAAAGGATTCATTACTTATTTGTCATAGAAATAATGCACAAGATGTAAAACATGTTGTTGATTATCTTAGAATGAATAAAAGAAGTGACTTAACTTAA
- a CDS encoding sigma 54-interacting transcriptional regulator — MQKNIESIKTFGELKASGYRTRSVKDELRSNLIYKLKNGENPFDGIVGYDETVIPDIQTAILSRHNLILLGLRGQAKTKIARLIVNLLDDYLPVIAGSEMHDDPFNPLSRYAKDILSEMGDDTPIEWINRDTRYTEKLATPDVTIADLIGDVDPIKAATLKLPYSDERVIHFGLIPRSHRGIFVINELPDLQARIQVALFNILQEKDVQIRGFKIRLPLDVHFVFTANPEDYTNRGAIVTPLKDRIESQILTHYPRSISDSKKITSSESSLTFDQKENIIVPDIFKNLIEQIAMEARSSEYVDSKSGVSARLTISAYENLVSTAERRMLLNGENLTTIRFSDLGGVIPSITGKIELVYEGEQEGPLKVAHILIGKAIRNQFANYFTSPDLMKKKNQENPYSKIISWFNSGKYIDLNKNASNTDYKDALHKVNGLSDLVNTFHQNETEENKLLLMEFLLFGLSEYSLLSKEVIESGLKFKDMLSSMFNINQSEDDEDSEENYY; from the coding sequence ATGCAAAAAAATATTGAATCAATAAAAACATTCGGTGAACTAAAAGCGTCCGGTTATAGAACTCGTTCAGTCAAGGATGAATTGCGTTCTAATTTAATTTATAAATTAAAAAATGGTGAAAATCCATTTGATGGAATTGTTGGTTATGATGAGACAGTTATACCTGATATTCAAACAGCAATATTATCTCGACACAATTTGATATTGCTCGGATTAAGAGGACAAGCTAAAACTAAAATTGCTAGATTGATTGTAAACTTATTAGACGACTATCTTCCTGTTATTGCCGGTTCAGAAATGCATGATGATCCTTTTAATCCATTGTCGCGTTATGCAAAAGATATCCTTAGTGAAATGGGCGACGATACCCCGATTGAGTGGATAAATAGAGATACACGCTATACAGAAAAATTGGCAACACCTGATGTTACAATTGCTGACTTGATTGGTGATGTTGATCCGATAAAAGCGGCAACTCTCAAACTTCCCTATTCTGATGAACGAGTAATTCACTTTGGATTGATTCCTCGTTCTCACAGAGGCATTTTTGTAATAAACGAATTACCTGATCTCCAAGCAAGAATTCAAGTTGCATTATTTAATATTCTTCAAGAAAAAGATGTTCAGATTCGAGGGTTTAAAATTCGATTACCTTTAGATGTACATTTTGTATTTACTGCAAACCCTGAAGATTATACAAATCGTGGTGCAATTGTAACTCCGCTAAAAGATAGAATTGAATCGCAAATATTAACTCATTATCCGCGTTCTATCAGCGACTCTAAAAAGATAACATCTTCGGAATCATCTTTAACATTTGATCAAAAAGAAAATATTATTGTACCGGATATATTTAAAAATCTAATTGAACAAATAGCAATGGAAGCGCGTAGTAGTGAGTATGTGGATTCTAAAAGTGGAGTCTCTGCGAGATTGACAATATCCGCATATGAAAATTTAGTCAGCACTGCTGAACGCAGAATGCTTCTGAATGGTGAAAATCTTACTACAATTAGGTTTAGTGATTTAGGCGGAGTAATTCCCTCAATAACCGGAAAAATAGAATTAGTTTACGAAGGAGAACAAGAAGGCCCTCTGAAAGTTGCTCACATATTAATCGGTAAAGCAATCAGAAATCAATTTGCAAACTACTTTACAAGTCCGGATCTAATGAAGAAAAAGAATCAAGAAAATCCTTATTCAAAGATCATTAGCTGGTTCAACTCCGGGAAGTATATTGATTTAAATAAAAATGCATCAAACACGGATTACAAAGATGCATTACATAAAGTTAACGGATTATCCGATTTAGTGAATACTTTTCATCAAAATGAAACTGAAGAAAATAAATTATTGCTCATGGAATTTCTGCTATTCGGTTTGTCCGAATATTCTTTATTAAGTAAAGAAGTAATTGAGTCCGGTCTAAAATTCAAAGATATGTTGAGCAGCATGTTTAACATAAATCAATCCGAAGATGATGAAGATTCAGAAGAAAATTATTATTAA
- a CDS encoding MFS transporter, with the protein MTENTEETKNGNFFKGIIKELTQPFIDLAHTSKALFGLNFSYVIEGMTYFGIVGLLAIFFNQYIGLDDIDAGRMVGILTAGITIAMLFLGATVDWIGLRKALLIALSFMLVGRLLLTISPEIGLPGLWNTSHVFAMLGILGIIIGYGIYQPAAYAGVKKLTTPKTAAMGYAMLYALMNLGGFLPGLISPPIRKAFEITGVFWFMTIFTVVGIGIVYFIITKKAMKNAVDQIKAESGVTAEEAEEEDEMDKLTSKEKLKFYIKNFPLRDMRFLFFIFILIPVQTLFAHNWLTLPLYTSRAFDGFVQDNFEFFVNLNPILIFILAPMVTALTSKKNTYNMMIIGTAVMALPTFILASGPTFFNLMAYLVIMTIGEAMWQPRFLQWVAEIAPKNMTGIYMGIGQFPWFLTKIVTSLYSGWFLMNYIPGDVPQSMMNSEMMWLIYGCIAIITPIGLFLATGWMKKGFKTKHEG; encoded by the coding sequence ATGACAGAGAATACTGAAGAAACAAAAAATGGAAATTTCTTTAAAGGAATTATTAAAGAACTAACTCAACCATTTATTGATTTAGCTCATACCTCAAAAGCATTATTCGGACTTAATTTTTCATACGTGATTGAGGGTATGACTTACTTTGGAATTGTAGGATTGCTTGCAATCTTTTTCAATCAGTATATTGGTCTTGATGATATTGATGCCGGAAGAATGGTTGGTATTCTTACCGCCGGTATAACAATTGCTATGTTATTCCTTGGTGCAACAGTTGATTGGATTGGTCTGAGAAAAGCTTTGCTGATAGCACTTTCATTTATGCTTGTAGGTAGATTGTTGTTAACAATATCACCGGAAATAGGTTTACCCGGATTATGGAATACTTCTCATGTATTTGCAATGCTAGGTATTTTGGGTATAATAATTGGTTATGGAATTTATCAACCCGCAGCTTATGCCGGTGTTAAAAAATTAACTACACCCAAAACAGCCGCCATGGGCTACGCAATGCTATATGCGCTAATGAATCTTGGTGGATTTTTACCGGGTTTGATTTCTCCTCCTATAAGAAAAGCATTTGAAATTACAGGTGTGTTTTGGTTTATGACAATATTTACAGTTGTGGGTATTGGAATAGTTTACTTTATCATCACGAAAAAAGCCATGAAGAATGCTGTTGACCAAATAAAAGCTGAATCCGGTGTGACGGCAGAGGAAGCCGAAGAGGAAGACGAAATGGATAAATTAACCTCAAAAGAGAAACTTAAATTCTACATAAAGAATTTCCCGTTGCGTGATATGAGATTTCTATTTTTCATTTTTATTCTTATACCCGTTCAAACACTTTTTGCACATAATTGGTTAACATTACCGTTATATACAAGCCGTGCGTTCGATGGTTTTGTCCAAGATAATTTTGAGTTCTTCGTAAATCTCAATCCAATATTGATTTTCATTTTAGCACCAATGGTAACGGCACTTACTTCAAAGAAAAACACTTATAACATGATGATAATCGGTACTGCAGTTATGGCATTGCCAACTTTTATTTTAGCATCAGGACCCACCTTTTTCAATCTAATGGCTTACCTCGTTATAATGACAATAGGTGAAGCAATGTGGCAGCCTCGATTTTTGCAATGGGTCGCTGAAATAGCACCAAAGAACATGACCGGTATTTATATGGGTATAGGGCAATTCCCGTGGTTCTTAACAAAAATTGTTACTAGTTTGTATTCAGGTTGGTTCTTAATGAATTATATACCCGGTGACGTACCCCAATCAATGATGAACTCTGAAATGATGTGGCTGATTTATGGGTGTATTGCTATTATAACTCCTATTGGATTATTTTTAGCAACAGGCTGGATGAAAAAAGGCTTTAAAACAAAACACGAAGGATAA
- the rpiB gene encoding ribose 5-phosphate isomerase B, giving the protein MKKLITEENIIQLVRSGKSELSVKGNTIITPSAMDKIRSHKIKLVEATSDQLLIEPNIRNEVKTIAIGSDHTGYEMKKIVIKYLREKGFIIIDVGTNSNDSCDYPDFALEIAKKRLTGECERGIMLDASGIPSSIVINKLPGIRAATCYNEFTAKSAREHNNACVLCVGAKSLGEETIKSIIDVFLGTQFAGGRHQRRLDKITAIEQKLLNSKKS; this is encoded by the coding sequence ATGAAAAAGTTAATTACAGAAGAAAATATTATTCAGCTTGTGAGATCCGGCAAAAGTGAACTTAGTGTAAAAGGAAATACAATTATAACTCCATCAGCGATGGATAAGATTCGTTCACATAAAATTAAATTGGTGGAAGCAACTTCTGACCAATTATTAATTGAACCTAACATACGCAATGAAGTAAAAACTATTGCTATTGGTTCAGATCATACCGGTTATGAGATGAAGAAAATAGTTATAAAATATTTAAGAGAAAAAGGTTTCATAATTATTGATGTTGGTACAAATAGTAATGATTCGTGTGATTATCCCGATTTCGCTTTAGAAATAGCAAAGAAAAGATTAACCGGGGAATGCGAACGTGGAATCATGTTAGACGCTTCAGGAATTCCGTCATCAATTGTTATTAACAAACTTCCGGGAATTCGTGCTGCAACTTGTTATAATGAATTTACAGCCAAATCAGCAAGAGAACATAACAATGCTTGTGTTTTGTGTGTAGGTGCAAAATCACTTGGTGAAGAAACAATTAAATCTATTATAGATGTATTTTTGGGCACTCAATTTGCCGGGGGAAGACATCAACGCAGACTTGATAAAATTACAGCTATCGAGCAAAAACTATTGAATTCAAAAAAGAGTTAA